From Pseudomonadota bacterium, a single genomic window includes:
- a CDS encoding amino acid ABC transporter substrate-binding protein — MSPKMLLLAVLLVVLGLVIRENMTSRPDRIYQLTDGRIDMCLSCHQDQKLDPAHDTRTLGCAVCHLGAPLAIDKEKAHQGIVKNPGDLRVVEKTCGIDGCHSIDVPKVKNSLMATNRGILATLLYYWGEAEHQNGDYSVEKLLQTGENSLALDYYRKLCATCHLWKQKNDLPEYPEFFNEKGGGCTACHHIKGTAQPGADPKKVHPLIIRKIPTENCVRCHNRSGRVGTSYQGIYEAEGYGTPYEDGTLSKNRLPGDRFYLQLEDDIHHRKGMACIDCHTREEIMGDGKSYAHYEEQLEINCTTCHSPTPGTTTKERQLNNISGKNGTFSLISKVDGKEHPLKEPKKGTCDYEGHRRLTCESCHSSWVPQCYGCHVKRDLRETHLDKLTLKETPGWWEEGRSYLRYEKPMLAVWGKEVVIVTPGCQDIVTLINADGAPDRQFNSFTMAALNPHTTQTGGRSCVDCHASPKTIGLGTGTLQRKGGEWSFFPVDQGLETGAGPTPPLDGYVDINGKPLQKSSRGDLRPFNKDEISGILRVGLCLECHKSYQDPAYRNYTPQTPCPVYQE, encoded by the coding sequence ATGTCCCCGAAAATGCTGCTCCTGGCAGTCCTGCTGGTTGTCCTGGGACTGGTGATCAGGGAAAACATGACCTCCCGACCCGACCGGATCTACCAGCTGACCGACGGCCGCATCGACATGTGCCTTTCGTGTCATCAGGACCAGAAACTCGACCCGGCCCACGACACCAGGACCCTTGGCTGTGCCGTCTGCCATCTCGGTGCTCCGCTCGCCATCGACAAGGAGAAGGCGCATCAGGGGATCGTCAAAAACCCGGGAGACCTGCGAGTGGTGGAAAAAACCTGCGGCATTGACGGCTGCCACAGCATTGATGTGCCGAAGGTGAAGAACTCCCTGATGGCCACCAACCGCGGAATTCTGGCGACGCTTCTCTACTATTGGGGCGAAGCCGAACACCAGAACGGCGACTACTCGGTGGAAAAACTTCTGCAAACCGGGGAGAACTCTCTGGCCCTGGACTATTACCGCAAGCTCTGCGCCACCTGCCATCTCTGGAAGCAGAAAAATGATCTCCCGGAGTATCCTGAATTCTTCAACGAGAAAGGCGGAGGCTGCACCGCCTGCCACCATATCAAGGGCACGGCACAACCCGGGGCTGACCCGAAGAAAGTCCACCCGCTGATCATCAGGAAAATTCCGACCGAAAACTGTGTCCGCTGTCACAACCGGAGCGGCAGAGTCGGCACCTCCTATCAGGGTATTTATGAAGCGGAAGGGTACGGCACTCCCTATGAAGACGGGACCCTTTCAAAAAACAGGCTCCCCGGCGACCGCTTCTACCTGCAGCTCGAAGATGACATCCATCACCGGAAGGGAATGGCCTGTATCGATTGCCACACCCGGGAAGAGATCATGGGCGACGGCAAGAGTTACGCCCATTATGAGGAACAGCTGGAGATCAACTGCACGACCTGTCATTCCCCGACCCCCGGCACCACTACCAAGGAGCGGCAGCTCAACAACATTTCAGGCAAAAACGGGACGTTTTCCCTGATTTCGAAAGTGGACGGCAAGGAGCACCCCCTGAAAGAGCCCAAAAAGGGGACCTGCGACTATGAAGGACACCGGCGGCTGACCTGCGAATCCTGCCATTCAAGCTGGGTCCCGCAATGTTATGGCTGCCACGTGAAAAGAGACCTGCGCGAAACCCATCTTGACAAACTGACCCTCAAGGAAACTCCGGGCTGGTGGGAGGAGGGCCGTTCCTACCTGCGTTATGAAAAACCGATGCTCGCAGTATGGGGTAAGGAGGTGGTGATTGTCACCCCCGGTTGCCAGGACATTGTGACCCTGATCAACGCGGACGGCGCGCCGGACCGGCAGTTCAACTCATTCACCATGGCCGCCCTCAATCCGCACACCACCCAGACCGGGGGCAGGAGTTGCGTTGACTGCCACGCCTCGCCGAAAACCATCGGCCTCGGCACCGGCACCCTGCAAAGGAAAGGTGGTGAATGGTCATTCTTTCCGGTCGACCAGGGACTGGAAACCGGCGCCGGCCCCACGCCGCCGCTCGACGGCTATGTGGACATCAACGGAAAGCCGCTGCAGAAGAGTTCCCGGGGCGATCTCCGCCCATTCAACAAGGATGAAATATCCGGAATATTAAGGGTCGGCCTCTGCCTGGAATGTCACAAGAGCTATCAGGACCCTGCCTATAGAAACTACACTCCGCAAACACCCTGCCCGGTCTATCAGGAATAA
- a CDS encoding NAD+ synthase, whose product MKIALIQTNPLIGDFTANCEKIARSASRAKEAGCELAIFPELAIAGYPPQDLLERGSFLADHDLALTELIAGIRGIGIITGAITRHTAECGKPLHNSAVFFKDGRILATAHKRLLPTYDVFDEARYFEPGSRSTTIQFIGKTIALSICEDIWNDKDTSARPLYNLDPLPELISPAGGKANLLVNLAASPFRHGKIIEKHRMFRNICRKYDTPLLYVNQVGGQDSLLFDGHSLAMDRSGEVRHMAAGFTEDMLVIDSEELVGGTGENIIPEPDNLADVHAALVMGTRDYLGKCGFKTGIIGLSGGIDSALTAAIACEALGQRNITGVALPSRYSSAESVEDAQRLAENLGIDFEILPIEDIFRVQLETLAPLLGELHQDITEQNLQARIRGNLLMAISNRRGSMLLSTGNKSELAVGYCTLYGDMSGGLAVISDVPKGMVYDLARYVNRSREIIPARTIEKPPSAELAPNQLDQDDLPPYEVLDPVVKAWLEENRSISEIVASGYDRNIVSDIIRRIRRNEYKRKQAPMGLKVTSKAFGYGRRYPTAENYRERE is encoded by the coding sequence ATGAAAATTGCGCTCATCCAGACAAACCCGCTCATCGGCGACTTCACGGCCAACTGCGAAAAGATTGCCCGTTCCGCATCCCGGGCAAAGGAAGCGGGATGCGAGCTTGCGATCTTCCCCGAACTCGCGATCGCCGGCTATCCGCCCCAGGACCTTCTGGAAAGAGGCTCTTTCCTGGCCGATCACGATCTGGCGCTGACTGAACTGATTGCAGGCATCAGGGGGATCGGCATCATTACCGGGGCCATCACCCGCCACACCGCGGAGTGCGGCAAGCCGCTTCATAACAGCGCCGTATTCTTCAAAGATGGCCGGATCCTGGCCACCGCCCACAAAAGACTCCTGCCGACCTACGACGTTTTTGATGAGGCCCGCTACTTCGAGCCGGGCAGCCGGAGCACTACCATTCAGTTCATCGGCAAAACCATCGCTCTCTCCATCTGCGAGGACATCTGGAACGACAAGGACACCTCCGCCCGGCCACTCTACAACCTCGACCCCTTACCGGAACTCATCTCTCCTGCCGGAGGCAAAGCGAACCTGCTCGTGAACCTTGCCGCCTCGCCCTTCCGCCATGGCAAAATCATTGAAAAGCACCGGATGTTCAGAAATATCTGCCGAAAATACGACACTCCCCTGCTTTACGTAAACCAGGTCGGCGGCCAGGATTCGCTTCTCTTTGACGGTCACAGTCTCGCCATGGACCGGTCCGGCGAAGTGAGGCATATGGCAGCAGGCTTCACGGAGGATATGCTGGTCATCGATTCTGAGGAACTTGTCGGCGGGACAGGAGAAAACATCATCCCCGAACCGGACAACCTCGCCGATGTCCATGCCGCTCTGGTCATGGGAACCAGGGACTACCTTGGCAAGTGCGGATTTAAAACCGGCATCATCGGTCTTTCCGGCGGCATTGATTCCGCCCTCACCGCCGCCATCGCCTGCGAAGCCCTCGGCCAACGGAACATTACCGGGGTGGCGCTCCCCTCAAGATACAGCAGCGCCGAGAGCGTTGAAGATGCACAGCGGCTGGCGGAAAATCTCGGCATCGATTTTGAGATTCTCCCGATTGAGGATATCTTCCGGGTCCAGCTCGAAACCCTGGCCCCGCTTCTCGGAGAACTTCATCAGGACATCACCGAACAGAATCTCCAGGCAAGGATCAGGGGCAACCTGCTGATGGCCATCTCCAACCGGCGGGGCTCCATGCTTCTTTCCACCGGCAACAAATCGGAACTTGCCGTCGGCTACTGCACCCTCTACGGGGACATGAGCGGCGGCCTCGCGGTAATTTCCGATGTGCCGAAAGGGATGGTGTACGATCTTGCCCGGTATGTGAATCGCAGCCGGGAGATCATCCCTGCCCGGACCATTGAAAAACCGCCGAGCGCCGAACTCGCCCCGAACCAGCTCGACCAGGACGATCTGCCGCCATACGAGGTCCTTGACCCGGTGGTCAAGGCATGGCTCGAAGAGAACCGGAGTATCTCCGAGATTGTCGCTTCCGGCTACGATCGCAACATTGTCAGCGACATCATCAGGAGGATCAGAAGAAACGAATACAAGAGAAAACAGGCCCCGATGGGCCTTAAAGTTACCAGCAAGGCCTTCGGCTACGGCAGAAGATACCCCACTGCGGAAAATTACCGGGAGCGGGAATAA
- a CDS encoding PhoH family protein, protein MQKYFVLDTNVLLHNADSISSFTDNVVVLPMSVIEELDSFKSKNNELARNARQVIRQLDHLRTLGNLGKGVKMENGGTLMIFHEKDLVNHGMDMHIADNRILGVAFTLLQQGKVVVFVSKDINARLKADALGIDTTDFEKQKVNFDELFTGHCQQVVPGSEIDEFYARKRLEKISCTPSPNEFVVLVDEADEKHTALTRFKDGALVPLHSDYNEAFGLKPRNKQQRMALELLLDPEIQLVTMVGQAGTGKTLLALAAGLETTLYFKRYDRILVTRPIVPMGKDIGYLPGDKEEKLFNWMQPIFDNLTYLMGTKGRGGNEKEVASVKQKVDKLMHENVIEMEALTYIRGRSIPGQYVIVDEAQNLTPHEVKTIVSRAGEGTKVVLTGDPYQIDNPYLDSSSNGLTYTVERMKQLAIHGHITLQSSERSQLAGAAADYL, encoded by the coding sequence ATGCAAAAATACTTTGTTCTGGATACCAACGTGCTGCTCCATAATGCCGACTCCATCAGCTCCTTCACGGACAACGTGGTCGTGCTGCCGATGTCCGTGATCGAGGAGCTCGACAGCTTCAAATCCAAAAACAATGAGCTGGCGCGCAACGCCCGGCAGGTGATCAGGCAGCTTGATCATCTGCGCACCCTCGGCAATCTCGGCAAGGGGGTGAAGATGGAGAACGGCGGGACCCTCATGATCTTCCACGAGAAGGATCTCGTGAATCATGGAATGGACATGCACATTGCCGACAACCGGATTCTGGGGGTTGCCTTTACCCTGCTGCAGCAGGGCAAGGTTGTGGTCTTTGTTTCCAAGGACATCAATGCCCGGCTGAAAGCAGATGCCCTCGGCATCGACACCACCGATTTTGAGAAACAGAAAGTAAATTTTGATGAGCTGTTTACCGGTCATTGCCAGCAGGTGGTCCCGGGCAGTGAGATCGACGAGTTTTATGCCCGGAAGCGGCTTGAGAAAATTTCCTGTACTCCTTCACCGAATGAATTTGTGGTGCTGGTCGATGAGGCCGATGAAAAACACACGGCTTTGACCCGCTTTAAGGACGGGGCGCTGGTGCCGCTTCATTCGGATTACAATGAAGCCTTCGGTCTGAAACCCAGAAACAAGCAGCAGCGGATGGCCCTTGAGCTGCTGCTCGATCCCGAGATCCAGCTGGTGACCATGGTCGGGCAGGCCGGGACCGGCAAAACCCTGCTTGCCCTGGCGGCGGGCCTGGAAACAACCCTCTACTTCAAGCGCTATGACCGGATTCTCGTCACCCGCCCCATTGTGCCCATGGGCAAGGATATCGGGTATCTGCCCGGAGACAAGGAGGAAAAACTCTTCAACTGGATGCAGCCGATCTTCGACAACCTGACCTATCTGATGGGGACAAAAGGCAGGGGCGGCAATGAGAAGGAAGTGGCCTCGGTCAAGCAGAAGGTGGATAAACTGATGCACGAAAACGTGATCGAAATGGAGGCCCTGACCTATATTCGCGGCCGGTCGATCCCGGGGCAGTATGTGATTGTCGACGAAGCGCAGAATCTCACCCCCCACGAAGTCAAAACCATCGTCAGCCGGGCCGGTGAGGGGACCAAGGTGGTCCTGACCGGAGATCCGTATCAGATAGACAACCCCTATCTCGACTCGTCGAGTAACGGCCTGACCTATACCGTCGAGCGCATGAAACAGCTCGCCATCCACGGCCATATCACCCTGCAGAGCAGCGAGCGGAGCCAGCTCGCCGGCGCCGCCGCCGATTATCTCTGA
- a CDS encoding radical SAM protein: MDFEPKWIAWETTRRCNLKCVHCRSSSELEAKGHPDFSLEEAKRVLDDISSYASPVVVLSGGEPLLRPDIFEIAKYGNTKGLRMCMATNGTLVTEEIADRIKEAEIKMVSLSLDGSSAGVHDNFRNVPGAFDGTMNAMRIFREKGIKFLINSSFTKRNQEEIPKIYKLAKEMGATAWYMFMIVPTGRGEDIMNELISKEDYEELLKWHYELEKSEDEMLIRPTCAPSYYRVVLEQAKAKGDDFKRRTLQFSTGGSKGCLAGQLICLIDVDGEVLPCSYFPKSAGNIREKAFKEIWEESELFKDMRDWKSYKGRCGACEYVGVCGGCRARAYAVSGDYMGEEPFCGHTPFKMRKA, translated from the coding sequence ATGGATTTTGAACCGAAATGGATAGCCTGGGAGACCACCAGACGCTGCAATTTAAAGTGTGTGCACTGCCGGTCCTCGTCGGAACTGGAGGCCAAGGGGCATCCCGATTTTTCACTTGAAGAGGCGAAACGTGTCCTTGATGACATCTCCTCATACGCGTCGCCGGTGGTGGTTTTGTCCGGGGGAGAGCCTCTCCTGCGCCCCGATATTTTCGAGATTGCAAAGTACGGCAACACCAAGGGGTTGAGGATGTGCATGGCGACCAACGGCACCCTGGTCACCGAGGAGATTGCTGACCGGATCAAGGAGGCCGAGATCAAGATGGTTTCCCTGAGCCTCGACGGCTCATCTGCCGGGGTTCATGATAATTTCCGGAACGTCCCCGGAGCCTTTGACGGGACCATGAATGCGATGCGGATCTTCCGGGAGAAGGGGATCAAGTTTCTCATCAACTCCTCGTTCACCAAGAGAAATCAGGAAGAGATCCCGAAGATTTACAAGCTCGCCAAAGAGATGGGCGCCACCGCCTGGTACATGTTCATGATCGTTCCCACCGGCCGCGGGGAGGATATCATGAATGAGCTGATCTCGAAAGAGGATTATGAGGAGCTTCTCAAGTGGCACTACGAGCTTGAGAAGAGCGAAGACGAGATGTTGATCCGTCCGACCTGCGCCCCCAGTTACTACCGGGTGGTTCTTGAACAGGCCAAGGCGAAGGGTGACGATTTCAAGAGGCGCACCCTGCAGTTTTCCACCGGCGGCTCAAAAGGATGTCTGGCCGGGCAGCTGATCTGTCTGATCGACGTTGACGGTGAAGTTCTGCCATGCAGTTATTTCCCGAAATCAGCGGGGAACATCAGAGAGAAGGCCTTCAAGGAGATCTGGGAAGAGTCCGAACTCTTTAAAGACATGCGGGACTGGAAGAGTTACAAGGGGCGTTGCGGCGCCTGTGAATATGTCGGCGTCTGCGGTGGCTGTCGCGCCAGAGCGTATGCGGTAAGCGGAGATTACATGGGTGAGGAGCCGTTCTGCGGCCATACGCCTTTCAAGATGAGAAAAGCTTAA
- the hemE gene encoding uroporphyrinogen decarboxylase: MRTEFLKACKGEKTDYTPIWIMRQAGRYLPQYHTVRSKGTFLELCKNPEGAAEVTIQPVDYLGVDAAILFSDILVPLEKMGAPLEFQEKRGPVFLSPVRDQAAVDALGIPDPEDDLGYVMDTIRILRKELVDKVPLIGFSGAPFTLATYLIEGGSSKNYHLTKQMMYQAPALYGQLLDKITECTIVYLKGQVAAGAQALQVFDSWAGVLAPRDYRDFAYPYVKRIIDALKKVTDIPLIYFANMGATLLDQTMHCGSDVLGFDWRINLDDVVKKVGQKVSIQGNMDPIALFLPPEKLEERIRNVLEQGKGARGHIFNLGHGIIPETNPEQAKLAVELVHKISREMRA; this comes from the coding sequence ATGAGAACCGAATTCCTGAAAGCCTGCAAAGGCGAGAAGACCGACTATACCCCGATCTGGATCATGCGCCAGGCGGGTCGTTACCTGCCGCAATACCACACGGTGCGGAGCAAGGGAACTTTCCTGGAACTCTGCAAGAACCCGGAAGGGGCCGCGGAAGTAACCATTCAGCCGGTCGATTATCTTGGAGTGGATGCGGCGATTCTCTTTTCGGACATTCTGGTCCCTCTTGAGAAGATGGGTGCGCCGCTGGAATTCCAGGAGAAGAGGGGGCCGGTCTTCCTGTCTCCGGTCCGTGATCAGGCGGCGGTCGATGCCCTTGGGATTCCCGACCCGGAAGACGATCTCGGCTATGTGATGGACACTATCCGGATTTTACGCAAGGAGCTGGTCGACAAGGTGCCGCTGATCGGCTTTTCAGGCGCACCGTTCACCCTTGCCACTTACCTGATCGAGGGCGGATCATCAAAGAACTATCACCTGACCAAGCAGATGATGTATCAGGCCCCGGCGCTTTACGGGCAGCTGCTCGACAAAATCACCGAATGCACCATTGTGTACCTCAAGGGCCAGGTTGCTGCCGGCGCCCAGGCGCTGCAGGTCTTTGATTCATGGGCGGGAGTTCTTGCCCCCCGTGATTACCGCGATTTTGCTTACCCTTACGTCAAGAGAATCATTGACGCCCTGAAGAAAGTGACCGATATCCCGTTGATCTATTTTGCCAATATGGGTGCGACCCTGCTCGACCAGACCATGCACTGCGGTTCGGATGTTCTCGGTTTTGACTGGCGGATCAATCTCGATGACGTGGTCAAAAAGGTCGGACAGAAGGTTTCCATCCAGGGCAATATGGATCCGATCGCTCTTTTTCTGCCGCCGGAAAAACTGGAGGAGCGGATCCGGAATGTCCTGGAACAGGGGAAAGGCGCCCGCGGCCACATCTTTAACCTGGGTCATGGGATTATTCCTGAAACGAACCCCGAGCAGGCCAAACTGGCGGTTGAACTGGTGCATAAGATCAGTCGTGAAATGCGGGCATGA
- a CDS encoding HDIG domain-containing protein, whose protein sequence is MIPTVDECLDLFDSHGMLDNIRDHSLVVSQVAVLLTEGVNRAGGNLSLPLVVAAAMLHDIGKTACLDNGRDHAELGRKICAGLGYNEVADIVGDHVCLLNNHLPDITENELVFYADKRVNHDIVVSLEQRENYIVETYGRNHSARIEAIRKNCLKWHQVEESLFARLEFPPEQLAEVLRENGSFFDSVRNTEPQPGAGRSCSCGDSLLIFRN, encoded by the coding sequence ATGATTCCGACGGTTGACGAATGCCTGGATCTGTTTGATTCCCACGGGATGCTCGACAATATCCGAGACCACTCGCTTGTCGTTTCCCAGGTGGCGGTATTGCTCACTGAAGGAGTAAATCGTGCCGGCGGCAACCTGTCCCTTCCCCTTGTTGTTGCCGCCGCAATGCTCCATGATATCGGCAAGACCGCATGCCTTGATAATGGACGCGACCATGCGGAACTGGGCCGGAAAATCTGTGCCGGTCTGGGGTATAATGAAGTGGCGGACATCGTCGGGGATCACGTTTGTCTGCTGAACAACCATCTGCCGGATATCACCGAGAATGAGCTGGTCTTTTATGCCGACAAGAGAGTCAATCATGATATCGTTGTCAGCCTGGAGCAGCGTGAGAACTATATTGTCGAGACATACGGCAGGAATCATTCCGCAAGGATTGAAGCGATCAGAAAGAATTGCCTCAAGTGGCACCAGGTTGAGGAGTCGCTCTTTGCCCGGTTGGAATTTCCTCCTGAACAACTGGCGGAAGTTCTGCGGGAGAATGGTTCATTTTTTGATTCAGTCAGGAATACGGAACCGCAACCGGGCGCCGGGCGGAGTTGCTCGTGTGGTGATTCATTATTAATCTTTCGGAATTGA
- the hemH gene encoding ferrochelatase, whose translation MLKSNVKEPIAVVLLNLGGPEKLEDVEPFLYNLFSDRQIIRLGPWFMQKFIARRIAGKRAPVSMESYRLIGGGSPLARITAEQGAALEKSLADRGVFKVSMAMRYWQPFAVDTLESLAASGIKKIVALTLYPHYSIATTGSSLADLRKAAAASSVDFEIAAVESWPEQADYTDCLADSIRDGAEVFGGDDFQLIYSAHSLPVKFIEEGDPYLEDLEKTIRAVEGKTGVVGRLCFQSRSGPVEWLSPSTPEMLRELADQGCRNVLAVPISFVSDHVETLYELDIQYKDLAKEMGIRFERTAAPNLNEKFISALRDLTLIACCEKGWIS comes from the coding sequence ATGTTGAAGAGTAATGTGAAAGAGCCCATCGCCGTAGTGCTTCTCAATCTGGGCGGGCCGGAAAAACTTGAGGATGTGGAGCCGTTTCTCTACAACCTTTTTTCCGACCGGCAGATCATTCGCCTTGGCCCCTGGTTCATGCAGAAATTCATCGCCAGACGGATTGCCGGAAAAAGAGCCCCGGTCAGCATGGAGTCTTACCGGTTGATCGGGGGAGGATCGCCCCTTGCGAGAATCACCGCGGAGCAGGGGGCTGCCCTTGAGAAGTCCCTGGCTGATCGTGGAGTGTTCAAGGTCTCGATGGCCATGCGCTACTGGCAGCCATTTGCAGTCGACACCCTGGAAAGCCTGGCCGCGTCAGGGATCAAAAAAATCGTGGCCCTGACTCTTTACCCTCATTATTCGATTGCCACGACCGGCTCCTCCCTTGCCGATCTCAGAAAGGCTGCCGCCGCAAGTAGCGTTGATTTCGAAATCGCCGCCGTTGAATCATGGCCGGAGCAGGCTGATTATACCGACTGTCTTGCCGACAGTATCAGAGATGGGGCCGAAGTCTTTGGTGGCGATGATTTTCAGTTGATTTACAGTGCGCACAGCCTGCCGGTGAAATTTATTGAGGAGGGGGATCCCTATCTGGAGGATCTGGAGAAAACCATCAGGGCGGTAGAAGGCAAAACCGGGGTGGTTGGCCGCCTCTGTTTCCAGAGCCGTAGCGGTCCGGTTGAGTGGCTTTCTCCGTCAACCCCGGAGATGCTCCGGGAGCTTGCCGATCAGGGGTGCAGGAATGTTCTTGCCGTGCCGATCAGTTTCGTCTCCGATCATGTGGAGACCCTCTATGAGCTCGATATTCAGTATAAAGATCTGGCAAAGGAAATGGGGATCAGATTTGAGAGAACCGCTGCGCCGAATCTTAATGAGAAATTCATCAGTGCCCTTAGGGATCTGACCCTTATTGCCTGCTGTGAAAAAGGGTGGATTTCCTGA
- a CDS encoding response regulator transcription factor: MIRVFITDDHSIVREGLRGIIEDCQDMIVCGEAAEGRVALDWLRENDNCCDVVLLDISMPGMDGLEVLTEIKKNFPGVAVLILTMHSEEQYALRVIRSGASGYLNKGSSADEMLLAIRNAAAGRKHIQNSLAEKMADALENNNDGPLHNSLSDREFQVMIMLARGRKIKEIAMELTLSPKTISTYQSRVLDKMGLESTGDLLRYAIQNGLVS, translated from the coding sequence ATCATCCGGGTATTTATCACTGACGACCATTCCATCGTCAGGGAAGGCCTCAGGGGGATTATCGAAGATTGTCAGGATATGATCGTCTGCGGTGAGGCGGCAGAGGGGCGGGTGGCTCTGGACTGGCTCCGGGAGAACGATAACTGCTGTGATGTGGTCCTCCTTGATATATCAATGCCGGGAATGGACGGCCTCGAAGTCCTGACCGAAATAAAAAAGAACTTTCCCGGGGTGGCGGTTCTTATCCTGACCATGCACAGTGAAGAGCAATACGCATTAAGAGTGATCCGCTCCGGTGCTTCCGGCTACCTGAACAAGGGGAGTTCGGCCGATGAAATGCTTTTGGCCATCCGGAATGCGGCGGCAGGCCGCAAGCATATTCAGAACTCACTGGCCGAAAAGATGGCTGACGCGCTGGAAAACAACAATGACGGACCACTTCATAACAGTTTGTCCGACAGGGAATTTCAGGTGATGATCATGCTTGCCAGGGGCAGAAAGATTAAGGAAATTGCCATGGAGCTCACTTTAAGTCCAAAAACCATCAGTACCTATCAGAGCCGGGTGCTCGACAAGATGGGTCTTGAATCCACCGGCGATCTCCTTCGCTATGCCATCCAGAACGGGCTTGTCAGCTGA
- a CDS encoding NAD-binding protein, whose amino-acid sequence MKNSRTVQALLLCTLITFIGAAGYMLIDDYPLLDAIYMSVITITTVGFGEIRPLSEAGRMFTTGLILLGFSCLAFAGHAVVESLLEKVWSGNSEKKKMQKKIDALKGHYIICGFGRVGKAAAEQLAHHHTGFVIIEHSPEQIALIRKSGFLYLEGDATDENLLLQAGIKNASGVLALLASDPLNLFVTLSAREMNPTLQIIARSGSEINDQKILKAGADDVVSPHAMAGEHIANDILAAAGKYNQIITSGKTSTNPEPRWLKVVQGSGLDGSTIAEISRQGGNKILGLRKKERDIIQPDEFLVVDEGDEIFILEVQVPPVSQSNSRVPKKLVIIDDNPVIRHLYSRLFQKAGFVPITADDGEEGLLLIRREKPVAAVIDYMLPGISGIEVCEKIRRDEEYSGITLIIFTADQEPATREKALRSGADEVIVKSADAQKIVETVTAALHERTPAGSRQGKDERTK is encoded by the coding sequence ATGAAAAACTCCCGAACCGTCCAGGCGCTGCTCCTGTGCACCCTGATCACCTTTATCGGGGCAGCCGGTTACATGCTCATTGATGACTATCCTTTACTGGACGCGATCTATATGTCCGTCATCACCATCACCACTGTCGGCTTCGGGGAAATAAGGCCGCTTTCCGAGGCCGGCCGGATGTTCACAACCGGCCTCATCCTTCTCGGTTTCAGTTGTCTTGCCTTCGCGGGCCACGCCGTGGTTGAATCCCTGCTTGAAAAAGTCTGGTCAGGTAATTCGGAGAAAAAGAAGATGCAGAAGAAAATCGATGCGCTTAAAGGACATTACATCATCTGCGGGTTCGGCAGGGTCGGAAAGGCTGCGGCTGAGCAGCTGGCCCACCACCATACCGGGTTCGTGATCATTGAACATTCCCCGGAGCAGATTGCCTTGATCCGAAAAAGCGGTTTTCTTTACCTGGAAGGAGACGCAACCGATGAGAATCTGCTTCTCCAGGCAGGCATCAAAAACGCGAGCGGCGTCCTCGCTCTTCTGGCCTCCGACCCCTTGAACCTTTTCGTCACCCTTTCGGCCAGGGAAATGAACCCGACACTCCAGATTATCGCAAGGTCGGGCAGCGAGATCAACGACCAGAAAATCCTCAAAGCCGGCGCCGATGACGTGGTTTCTCCCCATGCCATGGCCGGAGAGCACATTGCCAATGACATCCTTGCCGCCGCCGGCAAATACAATCAGATCATCACCTCCGGAAAAACTTCGACCAATCCGGAACCCCGATGGCTGAAAGTGGTGCAGGGCTCCGGCCTGGACGGCTCGACTATCGCAGAGATCAGTCGGCAGGGCGGGAACAAGATTCTCGGGCTTCGTAAAAAGGAGAGAGATATTATCCAGCCGGACGAATTCCTGGTCGTTGACGAAGGCGATGAAATCTTCATCCTGGAAGTCCAGGTGCCTCCCGTGTCTCAGTCAAACAGCCGGGTTCCGAAAAAACTTGTGATCATCGACGACAACCCGGTAATCCGTCATCTCTACTCCCGTCTTTTCCAGAAAGCGGGTTTTGTGCCGATAACCGCCGATGACGGTGAGGAGGGTTTACTTCTGATCAGGCGGGAAAAACCCGTTGCGGCCGTCATTGACTACATGCTGCCGGGGATTTCTGGGATTGAGGTCTGTGAAAAAATTCGCCGGGATGAGGAATATTCCGGAATCACGCTGATCATTTTCACCGCAGATCAGGAACCGGCCACTCGGGAAAAAGCCCTCAGGTCCGGAGCCGACGAGGTGATTGTCAAGAGTGCGGACGCCCAGAAGATTGTCGAAACCGTTACGGCGGCGCTTCATGAAAGGACCCCGGCGGGATCCCGACAAGGCAAAGATGAGAGGACTAAATAA